In one Oryzias latipes chromosome 13, ASM223467v1 genomic region, the following are encoded:
- the LOC101168063 gene encoding uncharacterized protein LOC101168063, producing the protein MEEGVSIMTAVLNPTLCFHLDDILLFTVNTHHYPQYDINNLYNTNSNFDWGAFRQLQEDLTLSWAPPALFSVIFSQPGVYVIKLSSNQHKRLYVKVMPMGGQCYEPGIFYPTTPRHIIRLGINRRRDLLLRPDWLLTGGLLLGAVVILCVCIIVLILFREYGWPEKESISVQYRMLQLVYPMDDYSSKGSRVISFRKTHRKQPASMTHDSIQPACTGALEEFWDYEHQVDLEAFNSNTFYCLLLKQSLSVTSRLGQLTTEVKELYRGVLGKLPLLHPCMMAEERVEEHCERMKKEVERELARRKSLGSQLRTLLDSQLQVLMRELQAKRRAYCVFMSQLRECSRLLSKIHNTHSPTCELHQKILVQKLSALIDEMGELVSSECHHQGAWGLLAEGTGARLLCPNSGGVLTKDDLFGPDGSLRASLAIYHDAVTGLIRPNAHSHMLLNSGHTMAVPPNFFLHPQTGRVMPIIGNVAYDPASSTLVATTDLCRDDNRKWESPLLPFIPYPTSCHSDRPLPSIPNKPLRLGQRLHLGMTMADPDTGVPVPTLAMTIHPQTGSVYPLGRLHVCPLTRMPQPIQIGYPMLDSRTGNIVLTVGVTLDSVTGDVLPVGGVMLAESFSEPLSGRMVKVGGASMRAGQVVPTTGGYQNLLDTKVLAEMLKVLDHLRPLIEESAFDPTVPLPQAYSGNEKETSQQDLLAAAAKELEQAWGRSLHCQLQFQTRLEMLLESAIGLQQDGGALGEMHVPGSDVCVPALLGMDYPDPLGSSLSVPVLGCHTDPISGNTMPLAGTMEDPGGKGMVAIRYGSQTIDPVTGLVATVVGIRLDVFKKMPVPVTAACWLMMAEQTNSVQVEGLQREACARNTYWQQQRHREEEILIELDSALFLCLCGVTDVGSYQFQWSGRQLREAAGELQDAANIEAQRRAAQHSILALVLPQHVLHILSWGDGEEWEQDCAWHSALMSCLDKIDICMEQLQQNLAKWKIQAGERSAKLQIMDREVCQREFLELCSSRQTDLDTALSLLQFVRQFSNLRAETAQAVLCGKFWFREYNLPLCRGHEPNMKPLNLLQERALPLLLRLNQLLEEKKPTSSSPNTCNQHISGSEAVPDSGLSTEQAYCLETPSRVWTASVPVVKGISNHSLRELVNVIQSQDGSLEASGLPTHKSNRHAASSGVHTSESQQTQESVQCTHIAIPAIPEEQWTKLVKCSPLFQLMKDIDQELKVWAKKAGFLGGEPLDKGKGFADVLDAQWECEGELIPLDLSVLNPREALVYQHGLFLMHSLHKVNLTPAISLQIASSLPNNNYSNNAFRNSFFYQEAEGRLFVRRQRLRSVGGFSLMLLHCLSHVKTKDMSSDTSPPFQRVFFRTLQEILGELFRIKQDFSEEEASTLTGFQERL; encoded by the exons ATGGAGGAAGGAGTTTCAATCATGACTGCAGTTCTGAACCCAACACTATGTTTCCATTTGGATGATATTTTGCTGTTTACTGTAAACACACACCACTACCCGCAGTATGATAT aaaCAACTTGTACAACACAAACAGCAACTTTGACTGGGGGGCCTTCAGACAGCTACAAGAAGATTTGACCTTATCCTGGGCTCCGCCCGCCttattttctgtgatttttagtCAACCTGGGGTTTACGTTATCAAACTGAGTAGCAACCAGCACAAACGTCTG TATGTTAAAGTGATGCCCATGGGTGGCCAGTGTTATGAGCCTGGGATTTTCTACCCCACCACCCCTCGACACATCATCAGGTTAGGAATCAACAGAAGACGAGATCTGCTTCTTAGACCAGACTGGCTTTTGACTGGAGGACTGCTCTTAGGAGCTGTGGTCATCCTCTGTGTATGCATTATAGTGCTG ATCTTGTTTCGTGAATATGGGTGGCCGGAAAAAGAGTCAATCAGTGTTCAGTATCGAATGTTGCAGCTTGTATACCCAATGGATGACTACTCATCAAAGGGATCGAGGGTGATTTCATTCAGGAAAACTCACCGAAAGCAGCCCGCTAGCATGACACATGACTCTATTCAGCCAG CATGCACAGGAGCCCTGGAGGAGTTCTGGGATTATGAACACCAGGTGGATCTGGAGGCTTTTAACAGCAACACTTTTTACTGCCTCCTACTCAAGCAGAGCCTTTCTGTGACGTCACGTCTGGGGCAGCTCACCACTGAG GTGAAGGAGCTCTATCGAGGAGTTCTTGGGAAACTGCCGCTTCTCCACCCATGCATGATGGCAGAGGAGAGGGTGGAGGAGCACTgtgagaggatgaagaaagaGGTGGAGAGAGAATTGGCGCGAAGGAAATCTTTGGGCTCACAGCTGAGGACTCTGCTCGACAGTCAATTACAG GTTCTGATGAGGGAGCTGCAGGCCAAGAGAAGGGCTTACTGTGTGTTCATGTCTCAGCTCAGAGAGTGCAGCAGACTTCTATCAAAGATTCACAACACCCACTCACCCACCTGTGAGCTGCACCAGAAAAT TTTGGTCCAAAAGCTCTCAGCCCTCATAGATGAAATGGGGGAGCTGGTGTCATCAGAGTGTCACCACCAGGGGGCGTGGGGCTTGTTGGCTGAAGGCACTGGAGCCAGGTTGCTGTGTCCTAACTCTGGAGGTGTCCTGACCAAAGATGACCTCTTTG GACCTGATGGGTCCCTGCGAGCCTCTCTGGCAATTTACCACGATGCAGTCACAGGCCTCATAAGGCCTAACGCTCACAGCCACATGCTGCTAAACAGTGGCCACACCATGGCAGTGCCACCCAACTTCTTTCTTCACCCACAAACTGGCAGAGTAATGCCAATCATTGGAAATGTCGCCTATGATCCAGCCAGCTCTACATTAGTGGCTACAACTGATCTCTGCAGAG acgaCAACAGAAAGTGGGAGAGTCCTCTTCTACCTTTTATTCCTTACCCAACATCCTGCCATTCAGATCGGCCCCTTCCCAGCATTCCGAATAAACCCCTCAGGCTGGGCCAGAGGTTACATTTAGGCATGACCATGGCAGACCCTGACACTGGGGTTCCAGTGCCTACTTTGGCTATGACCATCCACCCACAAACTGGATCAGTATACCCACTGGGAAGGCTGCATGTCTGCCCACTCACTCGCATGCCACAACCCATTCAGATAGGCTATCCCATGCTGGACTCCAGGACTGGGAACATTGTACTTACTGTTGGGGTGACTTTGGATTCAGTAACAG gagATGTGCTGCCAGTGGGTGGAGTGATGCTGGCTGAGTCCTTCTCTGAACCTCTGAGTGGGCGGATGGTGAAAGTCGGAGGGGCCAGCATGAGAGCTGGACAGGTGGTGCCGACCACAGGAGGATACCAAAATCTCCTGGATACCAAG gtTTTGGCAGAAATGTTGAAGGTTTTGGATCACCTGAGGCCTCTAATTGAGGAGTCTGCTTTTGATCCAACTGTACCACTTCCACAAGCCTATTCAGGCAATGAGAAAGAAACCAGTCAACAAGATCTTCTTGCCGCTGCTGCCAAAGAGCTGGAGCAAGCCTGGGGGAGGAGCCTGCACTGTCAGCTGCAGTTTCAGACCAGGCTGGAGATGCTTCTAGAGAGCGCTATTGGTCTTCAGCAGGATGGAGGGGCTCTTG GAGAGATGCATGTGCCAGGTTCTGATGTGTGTGTGCCAGCTCTGTTGGGAATGGATTACCCTGACCCACTGGGTTCAAGTCTCAGTGTGCCTGTGCTCGGGTGTCACACTGATCCCATCTCTGGGAATACAATGCCTTTGGCCGGAACAATGGAAGATCCCGGAGGAAAAG GCATGGTGGCAATCCGTTATGGGTCCCAAACCATTGATCCAGTCACTGGGCTCGTGGCCACAGTTGTTGGGATAAGattggatgtttttaaaaaaatgcctgtTCCTGTTACAGCTGCATGCTGGCTTATGATGGCTGAACAAACCAACAGTGTCCAG GTTGAAGGGCTGCAGAGGGAGGCATGTGCAAGAAACACTTACTGGCAGCAGCAAAGGCATCGGGAGGAAGAAATCCTTATTGAGCTGGACTCAGCTCTGTTCCTTTGCCTCTGTGGAGTTACAGATGTAGGCAGTTATCAG TTTCAGTGGTCAGGGAGGCAGCTGAGGGAAGCAGCTGGAGAGCTGCAGGATGCGGCAAACATCGAGGCCCAGAGAAGAGCGGCTCAGCACTCCATCTTGGCCCTTGTTTTACCCCAACACGTGCTACACATCCTCTCATGGG GTGACGGGGAAGAATGGGAACAGGATTGTGCTTGGCACTCAGCGCTCATGTCGTGCCTCGATAAGATTGACATTTGTATGGAACAACTGCAGCAAAACCTGGCAAAATGGAAGATTCAGGCAGGAGAACGATCTGCAAAACTTCAAATTATG GACAGAGAAGTTTGTCAAAGAGAGTTTTTGGAGCTGTGCAGCTCCAGACAGACAGACTTGGACACTGCTCTCAGTTTGTTGCAGTTTGTGAGACAATTTTCCAATCTGCGGGCGGAAACTGCCCAG GCTGTATTGTGTGGGAAATTTTGGTTCAGGGAATACAACCTGCCTCTGTGCAGAGGACACGAGCCAAACATGAAGCCACTTAACCTGCTCCAAGAAAGAGCTTTGCCTCTGTTGTTGAGGCTGAACCAACTTCTGGAAGAGAAGAAACCAACCAGCTCTTCCCCAAACACCTGCAATCAGCACATTTCTGGCTCAGAGGCAGTGCCAGATAGCG GTTTGTCCACAGAACAGGCGTATTGTTTAGAGACACCCTCAAGAGTCTGGACAGCATCTGTGCCTGTAGTGAAAG GAATCTCCAACCACTCTTTGAGAGAGCTGGTAAATGTCATTCAGTCTCAGGACGGCAGCCTGGAGGCCAGCGGGTTGCCAACACACAAGTCAAACAGACATGCTGCTTCTTCTGGGGTTCACACTAGTG AGAGCCAACAGACACAAGAATCTGTTCAATGCACCCACATTGCTATTCCCGCAATTCCAG AAGAGCAGTGGACAAAACTGGTGAAGTGTTCTCCTCTATTCCAGCTGATGAAGGATATAGACCAAGAGTTGAAAGTCTGGGCAAAAAAAGCAGGTTTTCTTGGAGGAGAGCCTCTTG ACAAAGGCAAAGGTTTTGCAGATGTCCTCGATGCGCAGTGGGAGTGCGAGGGTGAGCTCATACCGTTGGACCTGTCAGTCCTTAACCCCAGGGAGGCCCTCGTCTACCAACATGGTCTCTTCTTGATGCATTCGTTGCACAAAGTGAATCTG ACTCCAGCTATTTCTCTTCAAATAGCATCCAGTCTCCCGAACAACAACTACTCCAATAATGCTTTCAGAAATTCCTTCTTTTATCAG GAGGCAGAGGGGAGACTTTTTGTCCGTCGCCAGAGGCTCCGGTCTGTTGGAGGCTTCTCGCTTATGCTACTTCACTGCTTGTCACATGTTAAAACCAAAGACATGAGTTCAGACACCAGCCCTCCTTTCCAGAGAGTTTTCTTCAGG ACCCTACAAGAAATCCTGGGGGAGCTGTTCAGAATCAAACAGGACTTCTCTGAGGAGGAAGCTTCCACACTTACAGGGTTCCAGGAACGGCTTTGA